The following proteins are encoded in a genomic region of Saccharopolyspora antimicrobica:
- a CDS encoding TIGR03767 family metallophosphoesterase, which produces MAGINRRGFLRAAGITGAVLGSGLVSATPSFGRGARPRLAYSAGTTLQAVAQPEAGEGYRRLTAGPGWPQVVRTDLVVGRTDRVDRRVPVVAFTQFTDLHVVDAQSPARFEYVHPLAGGAHRPQEMLTSLGAAHLVRRVNSLPGAPVTGRPIDFMITTGDSTDNHELAELDWYFGVLNGGRVTPNTGDRTAYEGVQDSGDPLYWHPDGGVSDRFRELGYPVLPGLLGDALQPFDSPGLRMPWYAVFGNHDNSVVGTVPDELIPGLVDWYTGSRKIIGRDEREKREIVALMEGRSQQRTASVMTTRTGLIRTVTPDERRRPFNTEDFIQAHRDPANTGPGPVGHGFGEDHDEPYYTFPIAPGVTGISLDSTNTAGFAEGSLGLAQFRWLEKTLTAGSSVYYDGLGRKQRQSVTDELFILFSHHTSGTMTALLPDFRRPGEIRKSGASVVRLLKRFPNVLAWVNGHTHRNTITPHHADDPACGFWEINTASHVDFPQLARIIELVDNEDGTLSLFTTLIEADSPYQADYDDRSPDALASLYRELAFNNPHTDLAQLGELGDRNTELLVPGRMPTR; this is translated from the coding sequence ATGGCAGGGATCAACAGGCGTGGCTTCCTCCGGGCTGCGGGCATCACCGGAGCCGTACTCGGCAGCGGGTTGGTGAGCGCGACACCGTCGTTCGGAAGGGGTGCGAGGCCCCGGCTGGCCTACAGCGCGGGCACCACGCTGCAGGCCGTGGCGCAGCCGGAAGCGGGGGAGGGCTACCGGCGGCTCACGGCAGGCCCGGGGTGGCCGCAGGTGGTCCGCACCGACCTGGTGGTGGGCAGGACGGACCGCGTCGACCGCCGGGTTCCGGTGGTCGCGTTCACCCAGTTCACCGACCTGCACGTGGTGGACGCGCAGAGCCCGGCCCGCTTCGAGTACGTCCACCCGCTGGCCGGTGGCGCGCACCGCCCGCAGGAAATGCTCACCTCGCTCGGTGCGGCACACCTCGTGCGCCGGGTGAACTCGCTGCCCGGAGCGCCGGTGACCGGACGCCCGATCGACTTCATGATCACCACCGGGGACAGCACCGACAACCACGAACTCGCCGAGCTCGACTGGTACTTCGGCGTGCTCAACGGTGGCCGGGTCACGCCGAACACCGGAGATCGGACCGCTTACGAAGGCGTGCAGGACTCCGGAGATCCGCTGTACTGGCACCCCGACGGCGGCGTCTCGGACCGGTTCCGCGAGCTCGGGTACCCGGTGCTGCCCGGACTGCTCGGCGACGCGCTCCAGCCCTTCGACAGCCCGGGGCTGCGGATGCCCTGGTACGCGGTGTTCGGCAACCACGACAACAGCGTCGTCGGAACGGTGCCGGACGAGCTGATCCCGGGACTGGTCGACTGGTACACCGGCTCGCGCAAGATCATCGGCCGGGACGAGCGGGAGAAGCGCGAGATCGTGGCCCTCATGGAGGGCCGCAGCCAGCAGCGGACGGCCAGCGTGATGACCACCCGCACCGGGCTGATCCGCACCGTCACCCCGGACGAACGGCGCCGTCCGTTCAACACCGAGGACTTCATCCAGGCGCACCGGGACCCGGCCAACACCGGTCCGGGCCCGGTCGGCCACGGGTTCGGCGAGGACCACGACGAGCCCTACTACACGTTCCCGATCGCGCCCGGCGTGACCGGCATCAGCCTGGACAGCACCAACACCGCGGGCTTCGCCGAGGGATCGCTCGGGCTGGCCCAGTTCCGCTGGCTGGAGAAGACTCTCACCGCGGGCAGCTCGGTGTACTACGACGGGCTCGGCCGGAAGCAGCGGCAGTCGGTCACCGACGAGCTGTTCATCCTGTTCAGCCACCACACCAGCGGCACGATGACCGCGCTGCTGCCGGACTTCCGCCGGCCCGGCGAGATCCGCAAGAGCGGTGCCTCGGTGGTGCGGCTGCTCAAGCGCTTCCCGAACGTGCTGGCCTGGGTCAACGGGCACACGCACCGCAACACCATCACCCCGCACCACGCCGACGACCCGGCCTGCGGCTTCTGGGAGATCAACACCGCGTCCCACGTGGACTTCCCGCAGCTGGCCCGGATCATCGAACTGGTGGACAACGAGGACGGCACGCTGTCGCTGTTCACCACGCTCATCGAAGCCGACAGCCCGTACCAGGCCGACTACGACGACAGGTCCCCGGACGCACTCGCCTCCCTCTACCGGGAACTGGCCTTCAACAACCCGCACACCGACCTGGCCCAGCTCGGCGAACTCGGCGACCGCAACACCGAGCTGCTGGTGCCCGGCCGCATGCCGACCCGGTAG
- a CDS encoding DNA polymerase IV, which translates to MERVVLHVDLDQFIVAVELLRHPELRGRPVLVGGSGDPTQRGVVAGASYEARAAGVRSGTPLRTAASRCPEAVFLPADNETYLAASADVMSALRDLGGLLEVAGWDEAFMLVDTEDAEQTARVVQQQVRERTALACSVGIGDNKLRAKIASGFAKPAGVFRLEMANWVEVMAELPTDALWGVGAKTAKKLAARGIATVGDLARTKMADLAGEFGPNIGPWLVALAHGYDSTPVTEEPEEARSHGREVTFQRDLRDVEEMRAEVRRLSHVVAADLAVEDKVARRVVVKVRDSSFATHTHGVSLPSPTRDADALERAARTALDRFPLNRPVRLLGVRAELPRAKR; encoded by the coding sequence GTGGAACGGGTCGTGCTGCACGTGGATCTTGATCAGTTCATCGTGGCCGTCGAGCTGTTGCGCCACCCGGAGCTGCGGGGGCGGCCGGTGCTCGTCGGCGGCAGCGGCGACCCGACGCAGCGCGGAGTGGTGGCGGGCGCTTCCTACGAGGCCCGTGCCGCCGGAGTCCGTTCCGGGACACCACTGCGGACAGCGGCCAGCCGCTGCCCCGAAGCGGTGTTCCTGCCCGCAGACAACGAAACCTACCTGGCCGCCTCGGCCGACGTGATGAGCGCACTGCGCGACCTGGGCGGCCTTCTGGAAGTCGCCGGGTGGGACGAGGCGTTCATGCTCGTCGACACCGAAGACGCCGAGCAGACCGCGCGAGTGGTGCAGCAGCAGGTCCGGGAGCGCACCGCGCTCGCGTGCTCGGTGGGCATCGGGGACAACAAGCTGCGCGCGAAGATCGCATCCGGCTTCGCCAAACCGGCCGGGGTGTTCCGGCTGGAGATGGCCAACTGGGTCGAGGTCATGGCAGAGCTGCCGACGGACGCGCTCTGGGGTGTCGGCGCGAAGACCGCGAAGAAGCTGGCGGCCAGGGGAATCGCGACGGTCGGCGATCTGGCCCGCACGAAAATGGCGGATCTGGCAGGCGAATTCGGCCCCAACATCGGGCCGTGGCTGGTCGCGCTCGCGCACGGCTACGACTCGACCCCGGTCACCGAAGAACCCGAGGAAGCCCGTTCGCACGGTCGCGAGGTGACCTTCCAGCGCGACCTCCGCGATGTCGAGGAGATGCGCGCGGAGGTTCGGCGGCTGTCCCACGTGGTGGCAGCCGACCTCGCGGTGGAGGACAAGGTGGCCCGCCGCGTCGTGGTGAAGGTGCGCGATTCCAGCTTCGCCACGCACACCCACGGCGTATCGCTGCCCAGCCCGACGCGGGACGCCGACGCCCTCGAACGCGCCGCCCGCACGGCGCTGGACCGCTTCCCCCTGAACCGGCCGGTCCGGCTGCTCGGCGTCCGCGCCGAACTGCCCCGGGCCAAGCGCTAG
- a CDS encoding NUDIX domain-containing protein encodes MSKRSAGILLFRLADGVPKVLLVHPGGPFWKNKDAGAWSVPKGEYEPGEDARAAAVREFTEETGAVPSEHELLALGEVKQRNGKVVTAWAVEGDFDATALRSNEFELEWPPRSGRRQLFPEVDRALWCDPDTAREKLNPAQVAFVDRLLDSLREAGRLA; translated from the coding sequence ATGAGCAAGCGAAGCGCTGGCATCCTGCTGTTCCGGTTGGCCGACGGTGTCCCGAAGGTCCTGCTGGTCCACCCCGGTGGGCCGTTCTGGAAGAACAAGGACGCGGGTGCCTGGTCGGTGCCCAAGGGCGAGTACGAACCCGGCGAAGACGCGCGGGCGGCGGCGGTCCGGGAGTTCACCGAGGAGACCGGTGCTGTGCCGTCCGAGCACGAGCTGCTCGCGCTCGGGGAGGTCAAGCAGCGCAACGGCAAAGTCGTCACCGCCTGGGCCGTCGAGGGCGATTTCGACGCGACCGCGTTGCGCAGCAACGAGTTCGAGCTGGAGTGGCCGCCGCGATCCGGTCGCCGCCAGCTGTTCCCGGAGGTCGACCGCGCCTTGTGGTGCGATCCGGACACCGCGCGGGAGAAGCTCAACCCGGCGCAGGTCGCATTCGTCGATCGCCTCCTCGACTCACTGCGCGAGGCCGGCCGGCTCGCCTGA
- a CDS encoding MFS transporter has product MAVGHVPAPGVRDSGSPGDPTPRNSTRQVVIASLVGTSIEFYDFYVYATAAVLVFPHLFFPAGDPTAATLQSLATFAIAFVARPVGSALFGHFGDRIGRKSTLVASLLTMGISTVVIGLLPGYAQIGVLAPLLLALCRFGQGLGLGGEWGGAALLATENAPPRKRALFGTFPQLGAPIGFFFANGLFLLLSELMDEQAFLSWGWRVPFLVSAVLVVVGLWVRLNMHETPAFSKVVARNERAKVPFAQVFRSDFKALMLGTFIMLATYVLFYLMTVFSLSFGTAETGLGYERSSFLIMLMIGVVFFGLTVPVAGLLADRYGRRPTLIVTTSAIIVFGLLLGPWFGAGSTVATVSFLIVGLGLMGMTFGPMGAVLPELFPTAVRYTGASVSYNLASLLGASVAPYIATWLASSYGLGWVGVYLAAMGATTLIALVISKETKESSIED; this is encoded by the coding sequence ATGGCTGTCGGCCACGTCCCAGCACCAGGAGTGCGGGACTCCGGATCACCGGGTGATCCCACCCCGCGAAACTCGACCCGGCAGGTGGTCATCGCCAGCCTCGTAGGCACGTCCATCGAGTTCTACGACTTTTACGTCTACGCGACCGCGGCGGTGCTGGTTTTCCCGCACTTGTTCTTCCCGGCGGGTGATCCGACGGCCGCGACCCTGCAGTCGCTGGCCACCTTCGCGATCGCTTTCGTGGCCCGCCCGGTCGGCTCCGCGCTCTTCGGTCACTTCGGTGACCGCATCGGCCGCAAGTCCACCCTGGTGGCCTCGCTGCTGACCATGGGCATCTCCACCGTGGTGATCGGTCTGCTGCCCGGCTACGCGCAGATCGGCGTCCTCGCACCGCTGCTGCTGGCGCTCTGCCGGTTCGGGCAGGGGCTGGGGCTGGGCGGTGAGTGGGGCGGCGCCGCGCTGCTGGCCACCGAGAACGCCCCGCCGCGCAAGCGCGCCCTGTTCGGCACCTTCCCGCAGCTGGGCGCGCCCATCGGGTTCTTCTTCGCCAACGGGCTGTTCCTGCTGCTGTCCGAGCTGATGGACGAGCAGGCGTTCCTGTCCTGGGGCTGGCGGGTGCCGTTCCTGGTCTCCGCGGTGCTGGTGGTCGTCGGCCTGTGGGTGCGGCTGAACATGCACGAGACCCCGGCGTTCTCGAAGGTCGTGGCGCGCAACGAGCGGGCCAAGGTGCCGTTCGCGCAGGTCTTCCGCAGCGACTTCAAGGCCCTGATGCTGGGCACCTTCATCATGCTGGCCACCTACGTGCTGTTCTACCTGATGACGGTGTTCTCGCTGTCCTTCGGCACGGCCGAGACCGGACTGGGCTACGAGCGCTCGTCGTTCCTGATCATGCTGATGATCGGGGTGGTGTTCTTCGGCCTGACGGTGCCGGTGGCGGGCCTGCTGGCCGACCGCTACGGGCGGCGGCCCACGCTGATCGTCACCACCAGCGCGATCATCGTGTTCGGCCTGCTGCTTGGCCCGTGGTTCGGTGCGGGCTCGACCGTCGCGACCGTGTCGTTCCTGATCGTCGGGCTCGGCCTGATGGGCATGACTTTCGGGCCGATGGGCGCGGTGCTGCCGGAGCTGTTCCCCACCGCGGTGCGCTACACCGGGGCCTCGGTGTCCTACAACCTGGCCAGCCTGCTGGGCGCCTCGGTCGCGCCCTACATCGCGACCTGGCTGGCCAGCTCCTACGGCCTGGGCTGGGTCGGGGTCTACCTCGCGGCGATGGGCGCGACCACGCTGATCGCGCTGGTGATCAGCAAGGAGACCAAGGAAAGCTCGATCGAGGACTGA
- a CDS encoding oxygenase MpaB family protein: protein MTASADTTTRVRNAVTGAGLLAGNANVIMQLARPGVGYGVVESRVESGQLFRHPVKRTRTTLAYIAVATMGTARERELFRRGVNRAHAQVRSTDSSPVAYNAFDPDLQLWVAACLYKGFEDLHLLFFGEPDAETAEAFYRDAAVLGTTLQVPPEVWPSDRAAFERYWTESLDRIAIDDTVREYLLDVTMLAWLPRPLSVLFGRFNKFVTAGFLPERFREEMHLPWTARDQRRFDRSMAVIGAIVRHLPPVLRHFPYNLVLWDLRRRIRTGRPLV, encoded by the coding sequence GTGACGGCTTCGGCGGACACGACCACCCGGGTCCGGAACGCGGTGACGGGGGCTGGGCTCCTCGCAGGCAACGCGAACGTGATCATGCAGCTGGCCAGGCCCGGGGTGGGCTACGGCGTGGTCGAGAGCCGGGTGGAGAGCGGTCAGCTGTTCCGGCACCCGGTCAAGCGGACCCGCACGACACTGGCCTACATCGCCGTCGCCACGATGGGCACCGCCCGCGAGCGCGAGCTGTTCCGACGCGGTGTCAACCGCGCCCACGCCCAGGTGCGCTCCACCGACTCCAGTCCGGTCGCCTACAACGCCTTCGACCCGGATCTTCAGTTGTGGGTCGCTGCCTGCTTGTACAAGGGGTTCGAAGACCTCCACCTCCTCTTCTTCGGTGAACCCGACGCGGAGACCGCCGAGGCGTTCTACCGCGACGCTGCGGTGCTGGGTACGACGTTGCAGGTGCCGCCCGAGGTGTGGCCGAGCGATCGCGCCGCGTTCGAGCGGTACTGGACCGAATCCCTGGACCGGATCGCCATCGACGACACGGTGCGGGAATACCTCCTCGACGTGACGATGCTGGCCTGGCTTCCCCGCCCGTTGTCGGTGCTGTTCGGACGCTTCAACAAGTTCGTCACGGCCGGATTCCTTCCAGAGCGGTTCCGGGAGGAGATGCACCTGCCCTGGACAGCCCGGGATCAGCGCCGCTTCGACCGGTCGATGGCGGTGATCGGCGCGATCGTCCGGCACCTGCCGCCCGTGCTGCGGCACTTCCCGTACAACCTGGTCCTCTGGGATCTCCGCCGCCGGATCCGCACCGGTCGCCCGCTGGTCTGA
- a CDS encoding TetR/AcrR family transcriptional regulator: MGTSPLRVYGGVQGDHRRAERRAQLLEAGLDLLGASGDGPALTVRGACQQAGLATRYFYESFADRDALAAAVYDHVVDDLATTTLAAVTTAGPDERVKVRAGLENIVRTVARDPRRGRLLFSVGLSSPLLAQRRLDSSRLFAALLGGQAQDFYGITESPHLELTTHFMVGGLAQALTAWLDGTLRLDEGGLVERCTEVFLAIAAGFGTADTAD; encoded by the coding sequence ATGGGCACGTCTCCACTGCGGGTCTACGGCGGGGTGCAGGGTGATCACCGCAGGGCGGAACGCCGGGCTCAGCTGCTCGAGGCCGGGCTGGACCTGCTCGGTGCCTCCGGCGACGGCCCGGCGCTGACGGTGCGCGGCGCGTGCCAGCAGGCCGGGCTGGCGACGCGCTACTTCTACGAGAGCTTCGCCGACCGCGATGCGTTGGCCGCGGCGGTGTACGACCACGTGGTGGACGACCTGGCGACCACCACGCTTGCGGCCGTCACCACCGCCGGACCGGACGAGCGGGTCAAGGTGCGTGCCGGGCTGGAGAACATCGTGCGGACCGTCGCGCGGGATCCGCGCCGCGGTCGGCTGCTGTTCTCGGTCGGCTTGAGCAGCCCGTTGCTGGCCCAGCGACGGTTGGACTCCTCACGGCTGTTCGCCGCGCTGCTGGGCGGTCAGGCGCAGGACTTCTACGGGATCACCGAGAGTCCGCACCTGGAGCTGACCACGCACTTCATGGTGGGCGGCCTGGCGCAGGCGCTCACCGCCTGGCTCGACGGCACGCTGCGGCTCGACGAGGGCGGACTCGTCGAGCGGTGCACCGAGGTCTTCCTGGCCATCGCGGCCGGGTTCGGGACCGCGGACACGGCCGACTAG